From Asterias rubens chromosome 6, eAstRub1.3, whole genome shotgun sequence, one genomic window encodes:
- the LOC117291668 gene encoding cubilin-like — MDTKQLFLVVLVILVAPIHSSAQQSEGENGCHEGCVSGCYGPGQDECCHEQCLSGCTDGADTGCTECLNVNLNGACRDNCGSPFMYNDVTFELEPNPDFLFQYGRECVERCPKFVSTELERCVDQCRPGYRKEGDQCVKCGGACPREGATNPLIRDQCDGVKPYPWGVINRKNRPTGNVTCTQVLIGSPGSTLQLKFRDIDVHNAIDEKLVISADGFKQCFDRDSYASSLTLRASVAVVQHRTFASGHGFVLEYDFTAGSEEPTWGCDVMLTSSQGAFSSPEYPSKYKAREQCVYQIVVDPGYRVAITFQRFYMQGDEPACLADKLEMTEPILGTTVTHCGRKRPPFTITSQTNYVVLKFTSDELKNFKGFTATYEAVEATEGVEEP; from the exons GCTGTCACGAAGGATGCGTAAGCGGGTGTTACGGGCCCGGTCAAGACGAGTGTTGTCATGAACAGTGCCTAAGTGGATGCACCGATGGAGCAGACACAGGATGCACC GAGTGCTTGAACGTGAACCTGAACGGGGCATGCCGGGACAACTGTGGGTCACCATTCATGTACAATGATGTGACGTTTGAATTGGAGCCCAATCCGGATTTCCTATTCCAGTATGGACGCGAGTGCGTAGAAAGATGTCCAAAAT TTGTATCAACTGAACTTGAGAGGTGTGTGGACCAATGCAGACCAGGGTATAGAAAGGAAGGGGACCAGTGCGTCAAGTGTGGTGGAGCGTGCCCACGGGAAG gAGCCACAAATCCTCTAATAAGGGACCAGTGTGATGGCGTCAAGCCGTACCCGTGGGGTGTGATCAACAGAAAGAACCGCCCAACCGGTAACGTGACATGTACACAGGTGCTGATTGGTTCACCTGGTAGTACGCTTCAGCTCAAGTTTCGAGACATAGATGTTCACAATGCAATCG ATGAAAAGCTTGTTATTAGCGCGGACGGATTCAAACAATGTTTTGACAGGGACTCGTACGCTTCGAGCCTGACCCTACGTGCCAGCGTCGCCGTGGTTCAGCACCGTACCTTTGCGAGTGGCCACGGGTTCGTCCTCGAGTATGACTTCACTGCGGGGAGCGAGGAACCCACTTGGG gttgtgacgtcatgctGACGAGCAGCCAGGGAGCCTTCTCAAGTCCCGAATACCCGAGTAAATACAAGGCTAGGGAGCAGTGTGTATACCAGATCGTAGTGGACCCGGGATATCGTGTGGCCATCACATTCCAAAGGTTCTACATGCAGGGGGACGAGCCCGCTTGTCTCGCTGATAAGTTAGAG ATGACTGAGCCTATACTTGGGACTACGGTGACCCACTGCGGCCGTAAGAGACCACCGTTCACCATCACCTCCCAGACAAACTACGTTGTGCTAAAATTCACATCTGACGAACTAAAGAACTTCAAAGGTTTCACTGCAACCTATGAGGCTGTCGAAGCGACAGAGGGCGTAGAAGAACCCTAG